In the genome of Gadus chalcogrammus isolate NIFS_2021 chromosome 21, NIFS_Gcha_1.0, whole genome shotgun sequence, one region contains:
- the pum2 gene encoding pumilio homolog 2 isoform X5: MSVPCSILGMNDVAWQETRGGMLHANGAPETGVVRVHGGGPLATVGVAGQGPGEPHLQGMDRASNPTPGTPQPPLSGRSQDDATVGYFFQRQPGEQLGGCVPSKHRWPTGDGNHIDQVRAADEMNYDFQALALESRGMGELLPAKKLWESDELAKDGRKGMLLGEEWRDNAWGTSHHSVSQPIMVQQRPGQSFHGNGDANSVLSPRSEGGGLGVSMVEYVLSSSPGDKMDSRYRNGGYGTGDVNPDGREKSDVPDKTSPFEEDKNPELKSGEEGDPSKANGRGLLNGMDKDFNPTPGSRQASPTEAVERMGPGQGGMEMMGQHPHQHQHQHQHPHQHQHLHQHQHPHHAHAMQQQQQQQQQQQQQQQQQQQNAVQNKGPNEDFQGHDGQGMGGMEQQQQQQQQQQQQAGVESLQFDYVGNQIQVDSSGTPVGLFDYNSQQQLFQRSNHLTVQQLTAAQQQQYALAAAQQQHLAGLAPAFVPNPYIINAGPPGTDPYTAAGLAAAASLAGPTVVPPQYYGVPWGVYPANLFQQQAAANANHSANQQASNQGPGPGQQVMRTGNNQRPLTPGQGQQSQQESLAAAAAAANPALAYAGYQVLAPAAYYDQNGALVMGPGARGGLGGPMRLVQTPLLLNPAAAQAAASASGSGNMSGPQGNAMYRSLTQQQQSQAQQQQQAQQQQQAQQQQQQQQQQQQQQQQQQQQQGLPYASASLPPTSQSSSLFSHASAGQPPPSSSLGFGGAQGSLGVGLASALGGFGSSGQSPHANVSSSSSSSVSRRDSLLANSDLYKRGGSSLTPIGQPFYNSLGYSSSPSPIGLTPGHSPLTPPPSLPSSHGSSSSLHLGGLTNGSGRYISAAPGAEAKYRSSGSASSLFNSSSQLFPPARPRYSRSDVMPSGRSRLLEDFRNNRFPNLQLRDLPGHMVEFSQDQHGSRFIQQKLERATPAERQMVFGEILQAAYQLMTDVFGNYVIQKFFEFGSADQKLALATRIRGHVLPLALQMYGCRVIQKALESISSDQQVISDIVRELDGHVLKCVKDQNGNHVVQKCIECVQPQALQFIIDAFQGQVFVLSTHPYGCRVIQRILEHCTQEQTLPILEELHQHSEQLGQKYQGVSLEMTPKTYYTVSSDALFKDQYGNYVIQHVLEHGRPEDKSKIVAEVRGKVLVLSQHKFASNVVEKCVIHSSRAERALLIDEVCCQKDGPHSALYTMMKDQYANYVVQRMIDMAEPAQRKIIMHKIRPHIATLRKYTYGKHILAKLEKYYMKSGADLGPIGGPTNGLM, encoded by the exons GTGCGTGCTGCGGATGAGATGAACTATGACTTTCAAGCACTGGCTTTGGAATCAAGGGGCATGGGAGAG ctcctgcctgcaaaaaagcTTTGGGAGTCTGATGAATTGGCGAAGGATGGACGGAAAGGAATGTTACTAGGAGAAGAATGGCGGGATAATGCGTGGGGAACATCCC aTCATTCAGTGTCCCAACCTATCATGGTGCAACAGAGACCAGGACAGAGTTTCCACGGGAATGGGGATGCCAACTCCGTGCTGTCCCCCCGCTCCGAAGGCGGTGGGCTGGGTGTGAGCATGGTGGAGTACGTGCTCAGCTCCTCTCCCGGTGATAAGATGGACAGTCGTTACAGGAACGGCGGCTAT GGTACTGGAGACGTTAACCCAGACGGCAGAGAGAAGAGTGACGTCCCAGATAAGACGTCTCCGTTTGAGGAAGATAAAAACCCAGAGTTGAAATCTGGGGAGGAGGGCGACCCTTCAAAGGCTAACGGAAGAGGCCTTCTCAATGGCATGGACAAAGACTTCAA TCCTACCCCTGGTAGTCGCCAGGCCTCGCCCACCGAGGCTGTGGAGAGGATGGGCCCTGGTCAGGGTGGCATGGAGATGATGGGACAACATCCGCACCAACATCAACACCAACATCAGCATCCCCACCAACATCAGCACCTGCATCAGCACCAGCACCCCCATCACGCTCACgccatgcagcagcagcagcagcagcagcagcagcaacagcagcagcaacagcaacagcagcagaacgcTGTGCAGAACAAGGGCCCCAATGAGGACTTCCAGGGCCACGACGGCCAGGGCATGGGAGgcatggagcagcagcagcagcagcagcagcagcagcagcagcaggctggtGTGGAGTCTCTGCAGTTTGACTACGTCGGAAACCAGATCCAGGTGGACTCCTCCGGGACCCCTGTGGGACTGTTTGACTACAACTCCCAGCAGCAG CTGTTCCAGAGATCCAACCATCTGACCGTTCAGCAGCTCACTGCTGCTCAGCAACAACAATATGCTCTAGCTGcagcgcagcagcagcatctgG CTGGACTTGCCCCTGCTTTTGTGCCAAACCCGTACATCATCAACGCTGGTCCTCCTGGGACTGACCCCTACACCGCCGCAGGCCTGGCCGCCGCAGCCTCGCTCGCAG GGCCAACAGTTGTCCCGCCGCAGTACTACGGTGTACCGTGGGGCGTGTATCCAGCCAACCTTTTTCAGCAACAGGCCGCAGCAAATGCCAATCACTCGGCCAATCAGCAAGCATCCAATCAGGGACCAGGTCCGGggcaacag GTGATGCGCACAGGAAACAACCAGCGGCCCCTGACCCCAGGCCAGGGCCAGCAAAGCCAACAGGAGAGTCTGGCTGCTGCGGCGGCCGCAGCTAACCCCGCCCTGGCCTACGCCG gctaccaggtgttGGCCCCTGCTGCTTACTATGACCAGAATGGTGCCCTGGTgatgggccccggggcccgcggTGGTCTAGGAGGCCCCATGCGTCTTGTCcaaactcctctcctcctgaacCCTGCCGCAGCCCAGGCCG CAGCGTCTGCATCTGGCTCGGGCAACATGTCGGGCCCTCAGGGGAACGCGATGTACCGCTCCctaacccagcagcagcagtcccaggcccagcagcaacaacaggcccagcagcagcaacaggcccagcagcaacagcagcaacagcagcagcaacagcagcaacagcagcagcaacagcagcagcagggcctgCCCTACGCCTCGGCCTCgctgccccccacctcccaGAGCAGCTCCCTGTTCTCCCACGCCTCGGccggccagcccccccccagctcctcgcTGGGCTTTGGCGGCGCACAGGGCTCCCTCGGCGTGGGCTTGGCCTCGGCACTCGGGGGCTTTGGCTCCTCGGGTCAGTCTCCACACGCAAAtg TGTCCAGCTCCAGCAGTAGCAGTGTCTCCCGCAGAGATTCCTTGCTGGCCAACTCCGACCTCTACAAGCGCGGCGGCAGCAGCCTCACCCCCATCGGCCAGCCCTTCTACAACAGCCTGGGCTACTCGTCCTCGCCCAGCCCCATCGGCCTGACCCCTGGACACTCCCCGctcacccccccgccctccctgccctcctcccACGGCTCATCCTCCAGCCTTCACCTCG gAGGTCTGACCAACGGTAGCGGGCGCTACATCTCGGCGGCCCCGGGCGCGGAGGCCAAGTACCGCAGCAGCGGCAGCGCCTCCAGCCTGTTCAACTCCAGCAGCCAGCTGTTCCCGCCGGCCCGGCCCCGCTACAGCCGCTCAGACGTCATGCCCTCCGGACGCAGCCGGCTGCTGGAGGACTTCCGCAACAACCGCTTCCCCAACCTGCAGCTGCGCGACCTGCCCGGCCACATGGTGGAGTTCTCCCAGGACCAGCACGGCTCCAG GTTCATCCAACAGAAGCTGGAGAGGGCCACGCCCGCCGAGAGACAGATGGTGTTTGGCGAAATCCTGCAGGCGGCGTACCAGCTGATGACGGACGTGTTTGGGAACTATGTAATCCAGAAGTTCTTTGAG TTTGGGAGCGCGGACCAGAAGCTGGCCCTCGCCACCAGGATCCGTGGCCACGTGCTGCCCCTGGCTCTGCAGATGTACGGCTGCAGGGTCATCCAGAAGGCCCTGGAGTCCATCTCCTCCGACCAGCAGGTAATT AGCGACATCGTGCGTGAGCTGGACGGTCACGTGCTCAAGTGTGTGAAGGACCAGAACGGCAACCACGTGGTGCAGAAGTGCATCGAGTGTGTCCAGCCGCAGGCCCTGCAATTCATCATCGACGCCTTCcagggccag GTATTCGTGCTGTCCACCCACCCATACGGCTGCAGGGTGATCCAGAGGATTCTGGAGCACTGCACCCAGGAGCAGACCCTGCCCATCCTGGAGGAGCTGCACCAACACTCCGAGCAGCTGGGCCAG AAGTATCAAGGCGTATCATTGGAGATGACGCCCAAAACATATTATACAGTGTCCAGCGATGCACTGTTCAAG GACCAGTACGGTAACTATGTGATTCAGCACGTCCTGGAGCACGGCAGACCTGAGGACAAGAGCAAAATCGTGGCCGAGGTGCGCGGGAAGGTCCTTGTCCTGAGTCAGCATAAATTTGCAAG CAACGTGGTGGAGAAGTGTGTGATCCACTCGTCTCGTGCCGAGAGGGCCCTGCTCATCGACGAGGTGTGCTGCCAGAAGGACGGCCCCCACAGCGCCTTGTACACCATGATGAAGGACCAGTACGCCAACTACGTTGTCCAGAGGATGATCGACATGGCAGAGCCTGCCCAACGCAAGATCATCATGCACAAG ATCCGGCCTCACATCGCCACCTTGCGCAAGTACACCTACGGCAAGCACATCCTGGCCAAGCTGGAGAAGTACTACATGAAGAGTGGCGCCGACCTAGGGCCCATCGGGGGCCCCACAAACGGCCTCATGTAG
- the pum2 gene encoding pumilio homolog 2 isoform X7, translated as MSVPCSILGMNDVAWQETRGGMLHANGAPETGVVRVHGGGPLATVGVAGQGPGEPHLQGMDRASNPTPGTPQPPLSGRSQDDATVGYFFQRQPGEQLGGCVPSKHRWPTGDGNHIDQVRAADEMNYDFQALALESRGMGELLPAKKLWESDELAKDGRKGMLLGEEWRDNAWGTSHHSVSQPIMVQQRPGQSFHGNGDANSVLSPRSEGGGLGVSMVEYVLSSSPGDKMDSRYRNGGYGTGDVNPDGREKSDVPDKTSPFEEDKNPELKSGEEGDPSKANGRGLLNGMDKDFNPTPGSRQASPTEAVERMGPGQGGMEMMGQHPHQHQHQHQHPHQHQHLHQHQHPHHAHAMQQQQQQQQQQQQQQQQQQQNAVQNKGPNEDFQGHDGQGMGGMEQQQQQQQQQQQQAGVESLQFDYVGNQIQVDSSGTPVGLFDYNSQQQLFQRSNHLTVQQLTAAQQQQYALAAAQQQHLAGLAPAFVPNPYIINAGPPGTDPYTAAGLAAAASLAGPTVVPPQYYGVPWGVYPANLFQQQAAANANHSANQQASNQGPGPGQQVMRTGNNQRPLTPGQGQQSQQESLAAAAAAANPALAYAGMSGYQVLAPAAYYDQNGALVMGPGARGGLGGPMRLVQTPLLLNPAAAQAAASASGSGNMSGPQGNAMYRSLTQQQQSQAQQQQQAQQQQQAQQQQQQQQQQQQQQQQQQQQQGLPYASASLPPTSQSSSLFSHASAGQPPPSSSLGFGGAQGSLGVGLASALGGFGSSVSSSSSSSVSRRDSLLANSDLYKRGGSSLTPIGQPFYNSLGYSSSPSPIGLTPGHSPLTPPPSLPSSHGSSSSLHLGGLTNGSGRYISAAPGAEAKYRSSGSASSLFNSSSQLFPPARPRYSRSDVMPSGRSRLLEDFRNNRFPNLQLRDLPGHMVEFSQDQHGSRFIQQKLERATPAERQMVFGEILQAAYQLMTDVFGNYVIQKFFEFGSADQKLALATRIRGHVLPLALQMYGCRVIQKALESISSDQQVISDIVRELDGHVLKCVKDQNGNHVVQKCIECVQPQALQFIIDAFQGQVFVLSTHPYGCRVIQRILEHCTQEQTLPILEELHQHSEQLGQKYQGVSLEMTPKTYYTVSSDALFKDQYGNYVIQHVLEHGRPEDKSKIVAEVRGKVLVLSQHKFASNVVEKCVIHSSRAERALLIDEVCCQKDGPHSALYTMMKDQYANYVVQRMIDMAEPAQRKIIMHKIRPHIATLRKYTYGKHILAKLEKYYMKSGADLGPIGGPTNGLM; from the exons GTGCGTGCTGCGGATGAGATGAACTATGACTTTCAAGCACTGGCTTTGGAATCAAGGGGCATGGGAGAG ctcctgcctgcaaaaaagcTTTGGGAGTCTGATGAATTGGCGAAGGATGGACGGAAAGGAATGTTACTAGGAGAAGAATGGCGGGATAATGCGTGGGGAACATCCC aTCATTCAGTGTCCCAACCTATCATGGTGCAACAGAGACCAGGACAGAGTTTCCACGGGAATGGGGATGCCAACTCCGTGCTGTCCCCCCGCTCCGAAGGCGGTGGGCTGGGTGTGAGCATGGTGGAGTACGTGCTCAGCTCCTCTCCCGGTGATAAGATGGACAGTCGTTACAGGAACGGCGGCTAT GGTACTGGAGACGTTAACCCAGACGGCAGAGAGAAGAGTGACGTCCCAGATAAGACGTCTCCGTTTGAGGAAGATAAAAACCCAGAGTTGAAATCTGGGGAGGAGGGCGACCCTTCAAAGGCTAACGGAAGAGGCCTTCTCAATGGCATGGACAAAGACTTCAA TCCTACCCCTGGTAGTCGCCAGGCCTCGCCCACCGAGGCTGTGGAGAGGATGGGCCCTGGTCAGGGTGGCATGGAGATGATGGGACAACATCCGCACCAACATCAACACCAACATCAGCATCCCCACCAACATCAGCACCTGCATCAGCACCAGCACCCCCATCACGCTCACgccatgcagcagcagcagcagcagcagcagcagcaacagcagcagcaacagcaacagcagcagaacgcTGTGCAGAACAAGGGCCCCAATGAGGACTTCCAGGGCCACGACGGCCAGGGCATGGGAGgcatggagcagcagcagcagcagcagcagcagcagcagcagcaggctggtGTGGAGTCTCTGCAGTTTGACTACGTCGGAAACCAGATCCAGGTGGACTCCTCCGGGACCCCTGTGGGACTGTTTGACTACAACTCCCAGCAGCAG CTGTTCCAGAGATCCAACCATCTGACCGTTCAGCAGCTCACTGCTGCTCAGCAACAACAATATGCTCTAGCTGcagcgcagcagcagcatctgG CTGGACTTGCCCCTGCTTTTGTGCCAAACCCGTACATCATCAACGCTGGTCCTCCTGGGACTGACCCCTACACCGCCGCAGGCCTGGCCGCCGCAGCCTCGCTCGCAG GGCCAACAGTTGTCCCGCCGCAGTACTACGGTGTACCGTGGGGCGTGTATCCAGCCAACCTTTTTCAGCAACAGGCCGCAGCAAATGCCAATCACTCGGCCAATCAGCAAGCATCCAATCAGGGACCAGGTCCGGggcaacag GTGATGCGCACAGGAAACAACCAGCGGCCCCTGACCCCAGGCCAGGGCCAGCAAAGCCAACAGGAGAGTCTGGCTGCTGCGGCGGCCGCAGCTAACCCCGCCCTGGCCTACGCCGGTATGTCAG gctaccaggtgttGGCCCCTGCTGCTTACTATGACCAGAATGGTGCCCTGGTgatgggccccggggcccgcggTGGTCTAGGAGGCCCCATGCGTCTTGTCcaaactcctctcctcctgaacCCTGCCGCAGCCCAGGCCG CAGCGTCTGCATCTGGCTCGGGCAACATGTCGGGCCCTCAGGGGAACGCGATGTACCGCTCCctaacccagcagcagcagtcccaggcccagcagcaacaacaggcccagcagcagcaacaggcccagcagcaacagcagcaacagcagcagcaacagcagcaacagcagcagcaacagcagcagcagggcctgCCCTACGCCTCGGCCTCgctgccccccacctcccaGAGCAGCTCCCTGTTCTCCCACGCCTCGGccggccagcccccccccagctcctcgcTGGGCTTTGGCGGCGCACAGGGCTCCCTCGGCGTGGGCTTGGCCTCGGCACTCGGGGGCTTTGGCTCCTCGG TGTCCAGCTCCAGCAGTAGCAGTGTCTCCCGCAGAGATTCCTTGCTGGCCAACTCCGACCTCTACAAGCGCGGCGGCAGCAGCCTCACCCCCATCGGCCAGCCCTTCTACAACAGCCTGGGCTACTCGTCCTCGCCCAGCCCCATCGGCCTGACCCCTGGACACTCCCCGctcacccccccgccctccctgccctcctcccACGGCTCATCCTCCAGCCTTCACCTCG gAGGTCTGACCAACGGTAGCGGGCGCTACATCTCGGCGGCCCCGGGCGCGGAGGCCAAGTACCGCAGCAGCGGCAGCGCCTCCAGCCTGTTCAACTCCAGCAGCCAGCTGTTCCCGCCGGCCCGGCCCCGCTACAGCCGCTCAGACGTCATGCCCTCCGGACGCAGCCGGCTGCTGGAGGACTTCCGCAACAACCGCTTCCCCAACCTGCAGCTGCGCGACCTGCCCGGCCACATGGTGGAGTTCTCCCAGGACCAGCACGGCTCCAG GTTCATCCAACAGAAGCTGGAGAGGGCCACGCCCGCCGAGAGACAGATGGTGTTTGGCGAAATCCTGCAGGCGGCGTACCAGCTGATGACGGACGTGTTTGGGAACTATGTAATCCAGAAGTTCTTTGAG TTTGGGAGCGCGGACCAGAAGCTGGCCCTCGCCACCAGGATCCGTGGCCACGTGCTGCCCCTGGCTCTGCAGATGTACGGCTGCAGGGTCATCCAGAAGGCCCTGGAGTCCATCTCCTCCGACCAGCAGGTAATT AGCGACATCGTGCGTGAGCTGGACGGTCACGTGCTCAAGTGTGTGAAGGACCAGAACGGCAACCACGTGGTGCAGAAGTGCATCGAGTGTGTCCAGCCGCAGGCCCTGCAATTCATCATCGACGCCTTCcagggccag GTATTCGTGCTGTCCACCCACCCATACGGCTGCAGGGTGATCCAGAGGATTCTGGAGCACTGCACCCAGGAGCAGACCCTGCCCATCCTGGAGGAGCTGCACCAACACTCCGAGCAGCTGGGCCAG AAGTATCAAGGCGTATCATTGGAGATGACGCCCAAAACATATTATACAGTGTCCAGCGATGCACTGTTCAAG GACCAGTACGGTAACTATGTGATTCAGCACGTCCTGGAGCACGGCAGACCTGAGGACAAGAGCAAAATCGTGGCCGAGGTGCGCGGGAAGGTCCTTGTCCTGAGTCAGCATAAATTTGCAAG CAACGTGGTGGAGAAGTGTGTGATCCACTCGTCTCGTGCCGAGAGGGCCCTGCTCATCGACGAGGTGTGCTGCCAGAAGGACGGCCCCCACAGCGCCTTGTACACCATGATGAAGGACCAGTACGCCAACTACGTTGTCCAGAGGATGATCGACATGGCAGAGCCTGCCCAACGCAAGATCATCATGCACAAG ATCCGGCCTCACATCGCCACCTTGCGCAAGTACACCTACGGCAAGCACATCCTGGCCAAGCTGGAGAAGTACTACATGAAGAGTGGCGCCGACCTAGGGCCCATCGGGGGCCCCACAAACGGCCTCATGTAG
- the pum2 gene encoding pumilio homolog 2 isoform X6 produces MSVPCSILGMNDVAWQETRGGMLHANGAPETGVVRVHGGGPLATVGVAGQGPGEPHLQGMDRASNPTPGTPQPPLSGRSQDDATVGYFFQRQPGEQLGGCVPSKHRWPTGDGNHIDQVRAADEMNYDFQALALESRGMGELLPAKKLWESDELAKDGRKGMLLGEEWRDNAWGTSHHSVSQPIMVQQRPGQSFHGNGDANSVLSPRSEGGGLGVSMVEYVLSSSPGDKMDSRYRNGGYGTGDVNPDGREKSDVPDKTSPFEEDKNPELKSGEEGDPSKANGRGLLNGMDKDFNPTPGSRQASPTEAVERMGPGQGGMEMMGQHPHQHQHQHQHPHQHQHLHQHQHPHHAHAMQQQQQQQQQQQQQQQQQQQNAVQNKGPNEDFQGHDGQGMGGMEQQQQQQQQQQQQAGVESLQFDYVGNQIQVDSSGTPVGLFDYNSQQQLFQRSNHLTVQQLTAAQQQQYALAAAQQQHLAGLAPAFVPNPYIINAGPPGTDPYTAAGLAAAASLAGPTVVPPQYYGVPWGVYPANLFQQQAAANANHSANQQASNQGPGPGQQVMRTGNNQRPLTPGQGQQSQQESLAAAAAAANPALAYAGMSGYQVLAPAAYYDQNGALVMGPGARGGLGGPMRLVQTPLLLNPAAAQAAASASGSGNMSGPQGNAMYRSLTQQQQSQAQQQQQAQQQQQAQQQQQQQQQQQQQQQQQQQQQGLPYASASLPPTSQSSSLFSHASAGQPPPSSSLGFGGAQGSLGVGLASALGGFGSSVSSSSSSSVSRRDSLLANSDLYKRGGSSLTPIGQPFYNSLGYSSSPSPIGLTPGHSPLTPPPSLPSSHGSSSSLHLGGLTNGSGRYISAAPGAEAKYRSSGSASSLFNSSSQLFPPARPRYSRSDVMPSGRSRLLEDFRNNRFPNLQLRDLPGHMVEFSQDQHGSRFIQQKLERATPAERQMVFGEILQAAYQLMTDVFGNYVIQKFFEFGSADQKLALATRIRGHVLPLALQMYGCRVIQKALESISSDQQSDIVRELDGHVLKCVKDQNGNHVVQKCIECVQPQALQFIIDAFQGQVFVLSTHPYGCRVIQRILEHCTQEQTLPILEELHQHSEQLGQKYQGVSLEMTPKTYYTVSSDALFKDQYGNYVIQHVLEHGRPEDKSKIVAEVRGKVLVLSQHKFASNVVEKCVIHSSRAERALLIDEVCCQKDGPHSALYTMMKDQYANYVVQRMIDMAEPAQRKIIMHKIRPHIATLRKYTYGKHILAKLEKYYMKSGADLGPIGGPTNGLM; encoded by the exons GTGCGTGCTGCGGATGAGATGAACTATGACTTTCAAGCACTGGCTTTGGAATCAAGGGGCATGGGAGAG ctcctgcctgcaaaaaagcTTTGGGAGTCTGATGAATTGGCGAAGGATGGACGGAAAGGAATGTTACTAGGAGAAGAATGGCGGGATAATGCGTGGGGAACATCCC aTCATTCAGTGTCCCAACCTATCATGGTGCAACAGAGACCAGGACAGAGTTTCCACGGGAATGGGGATGCCAACTCCGTGCTGTCCCCCCGCTCCGAAGGCGGTGGGCTGGGTGTGAGCATGGTGGAGTACGTGCTCAGCTCCTCTCCCGGTGATAAGATGGACAGTCGTTACAGGAACGGCGGCTAT GGTACTGGAGACGTTAACCCAGACGGCAGAGAGAAGAGTGACGTCCCAGATAAGACGTCTCCGTTTGAGGAAGATAAAAACCCAGAGTTGAAATCTGGGGAGGAGGGCGACCCTTCAAAGGCTAACGGAAGAGGCCTTCTCAATGGCATGGACAAAGACTTCAA TCCTACCCCTGGTAGTCGCCAGGCCTCGCCCACCGAGGCTGTGGAGAGGATGGGCCCTGGTCAGGGTGGCATGGAGATGATGGGACAACATCCGCACCAACATCAACACCAACATCAGCATCCCCACCAACATCAGCACCTGCATCAGCACCAGCACCCCCATCACGCTCACgccatgcagcagcagcagcagcagcagcagcagcaacagcagcagcaacagcaacagcagcagaacgcTGTGCAGAACAAGGGCCCCAATGAGGACTTCCAGGGCCACGACGGCCAGGGCATGGGAGgcatggagcagcagcagcagcagcagcagcagcagcagcagcaggctggtGTGGAGTCTCTGCAGTTTGACTACGTCGGAAACCAGATCCAGGTGGACTCCTCCGGGACCCCTGTGGGACTGTTTGACTACAACTCCCAGCAGCAG CTGTTCCAGAGATCCAACCATCTGACCGTTCAGCAGCTCACTGCTGCTCAGCAACAACAATATGCTCTAGCTGcagcgcagcagcagcatctgG CTGGACTTGCCCCTGCTTTTGTGCCAAACCCGTACATCATCAACGCTGGTCCTCCTGGGACTGACCCCTACACCGCCGCAGGCCTGGCCGCCGCAGCCTCGCTCGCAG GGCCAACAGTTGTCCCGCCGCAGTACTACGGTGTACCGTGGGGCGTGTATCCAGCCAACCTTTTTCAGCAACAGGCCGCAGCAAATGCCAATCACTCGGCCAATCAGCAAGCATCCAATCAGGGACCAGGTCCGGggcaacag GTGATGCGCACAGGAAACAACCAGCGGCCCCTGACCCCAGGCCAGGGCCAGCAAAGCCAACAGGAGAGTCTGGCTGCTGCGGCGGCCGCAGCTAACCCCGCCCTGGCCTACGCCGGTATGTCAG gctaccaggtgttGGCCCCTGCTGCTTACTATGACCAGAATGGTGCCCTGGTgatgggccccggggcccgcggTGGTCTAGGAGGCCCCATGCGTCTTGTCcaaactcctctcctcctgaacCCTGCCGCAGCCCAGGCCG CAGCGTCTGCATCTGGCTCGGGCAACATGTCGGGCCCTCAGGGGAACGCGATGTACCGCTCCctaacccagcagcagcagtcccaggcccagcagcaacaacaggcccagcagcagcaacaggcccagcagcaacagcagcaacagcagcagcaacagcagcaacagcagcagcaacagcagcagcagggcctgCCCTACGCCTCGGCCTCgctgccccccacctcccaGAGCAGCTCCCTGTTCTCCCACGCCTCGGccggccagcccccccccagctcctcgcTGGGCTTTGGCGGCGCACAGGGCTCCCTCGGCGTGGGCTTGGCCTCGGCACTCGGGGGCTTTGGCTCCTCGG TGTCCAGCTCCAGCAGTAGCAGTGTCTCCCGCAGAGATTCCTTGCTGGCCAACTCCGACCTCTACAAGCGCGGCGGCAGCAGCCTCACCCCCATCGGCCAGCCCTTCTACAACAGCCTGGGCTACTCGTCCTCGCCCAGCCCCATCGGCCTGACCCCTGGACACTCCCCGctcacccccccgccctccctgccctcctcccACGGCTCATCCTCCAGCCTTCACCTCG gAGGTCTGACCAACGGTAGCGGGCGCTACATCTCGGCGGCCCCGGGCGCGGAGGCCAAGTACCGCAGCAGCGGCAGCGCCTCCAGCCTGTTCAACTCCAGCAGCCAGCTGTTCCCGCCGGCCCGGCCCCGCTACAGCCGCTCAGACGTCATGCCCTCCGGACGCAGCCGGCTGCTGGAGGACTTCCGCAACAACCGCTTCCCCAACCTGCAGCTGCGCGACCTGCCCGGCCACATGGTGGAGTTCTCCCAGGACCAGCACGGCTCCAG GTTCATCCAACAGAAGCTGGAGAGGGCCACGCCCGCCGAGAGACAGATGGTGTTTGGCGAAATCCTGCAGGCGGCGTACCAGCTGATGACGGACGTGTTTGGGAACTATGTAATCCAGAAGTTCTTTGAG TTTGGGAGCGCGGACCAGAAGCTGGCCCTCGCCACCAGGATCCGTGGCCACGTGCTGCCCCTGGCTCTGCAGATGTACGGCTGCAGGGTCATCCAGAAGGCCCTGGAGTCCATCTCCTCCGACCAGCAG AGCGACATCGTGCGTGAGCTGGACGGTCACGTGCTCAAGTGTGTGAAGGACCAGAACGGCAACCACGTGGTGCAGAAGTGCATCGAGTGTGTCCAGCCGCAGGCCCTGCAATTCATCATCGACGCCTTCcagggccag GTATTCGTGCTGTCCACCCACCCATACGGCTGCAGGGTGATCCAGAGGATTCTGGAGCACTGCACCCAGGAGCAGACCCTGCCCATCCTGGAGGAGCTGCACCAACACTCCGAGCAGCTGGGCCAG AAGTATCAAGGCGTATCATTGGAGATGACGCCCAAAACATATTATACAGTGTCCAGCGATGCACTGTTCAAG GACCAGTACGGTAACTATGTGATTCAGCACGTCCTGGAGCACGGCAGACCTGAGGACAAGAGCAAAATCGTGGCCGAGGTGCGCGGGAAGGTCCTTGTCCTGAGTCAGCATAAATTTGCAAG CAACGTGGTGGAGAAGTGTGTGATCCACTCGTCTCGTGCCGAGAGGGCCCTGCTCATCGACGAGGTGTGCTGCCAGAAGGACGGCCCCCACAGCGCCTTGTACACCATGATGAAGGACCAGTACGCCAACTACGTTGTCCAGAGGATGATCGACATGGCAGAGCCTGCCCAACGCAAGATCATCATGCACAAG ATCCGGCCTCACATCGCCACCTTGCGCAAGTACACCTACGGCAAGCACATCCTGGCCAAGCTGGAGAAGTACTACATGAAGAGTGGCGCCGACCTAGGGCCCATCGGGGGCCCCACAAACGGCCTCATGTAG